The Flavobacterium faecale genome has a segment encoding these proteins:
- a CDS encoding polysaccharide (de)acetylase, producing MLKSIIKNLSNLPGWRTDRKIVIIESDDWGSIRMPSNIARETLQSCNVSMGDLERQRYTNFDTLADEADFEALYETLTQFKDINGKHPVFTAVSVVANPDFDKIKEANFEKYFYEPFNTTLERYGHKNTFKMWQEGIAQNLFVPQFHGREHLNVQVWMRQLRDKEESTMEAFKLNCWGFENKNKFNIDYQAAFDLEFVSDIEYQKSVIKEGLQLFEQIHGYKADFFVPPNGPFNNELEKTAAEAGIKYMSTSKIQSEPQGQGIQKKRIHYLGKKNASRQLYITRNCFFEPSAPGKDWVSSCMNDIENAFKWGKPAVISSHRVNFIGRLIEHNRTESLAALTTLLTQIQTQWPNVEFMTSSQLGDLINRK from the coding sequence ATGCTAAAATCCATAATAAAAAACCTTTCCAATCTACCTGGTTGGCGAACCGATAGAAAAATTGTAATCATCGAATCGGATGATTGGGGAAGTATTAGAATGCCTTCTAATATAGCAAGAGAAACACTCCAATCATGCAATGTTTCGATGGGAGATTTAGAACGTCAACGTTATACAAATTTTGATACTCTAGCAGATGAAGCAGATTTTGAAGCACTTTATGAAACACTAACACAATTTAAGGATATAAACGGAAAACATCCTGTGTTTACGGCTGTGAGTGTGGTTGCAAATCCTGATTTTGATAAAATTAAGGAAGCTAATTTTGAAAAGTATTTTTACGAACCTTTTAATACCACATTAGAAAGGTACGGACATAAAAACACTTTCAAAATGTGGCAAGAGGGTATAGCACAAAACCTCTTTGTACCACAATTTCATGGTCGTGAACACTTGAATGTACAAGTCTGGATGAGACAATTGAGAGACAAAGAAGAGAGTACAATGGAAGCATTTAAACTCAATTGTTGGGGTTTTGAAAATAAAAATAAATTTAATATCGATTATCAAGCGGCTTTTGATTTGGAATTCGTTTCCGATATAGAATACCAAAAATCAGTTATTAAAGAAGGATTGCAATTGTTTGAACAAATCCATGGCTATAAAGCTGACTTTTTTGTGCCTCCTAACGGACCTTTCAATAATGAATTAGAAAAAACCGCAGCAGAGGCAGGTATAAAATATATGTCAACTTCAAAAATACAGTCAGAACCTCAAGGACAAGGAATACAAAAAAAGCGAATTCATTATTTAGGCAAAAAAAACGCTAGTAGACAACTTTATATTACCCGAAATTGTTTTTTTGAACCTAGTGCTCCAGGTAAAGATTGGGTGAGCAGTTGTATGAATGATATTGAAAATGCCTTTAAATGGGGAAAGCCCGCAGTAATTAGTTCACATAGAGTAAACTTTATTGGACGTTTGATAGAACATAATCGTACAGAAAGTTTAGCAGCCTTAACAACTTTATTGACTCAGATACAAACACAATGGCCTAACGTTGAATTTATGACATCTTCCCAATTAGGAGATCTAATTAACAGAAAATAA
- a CDS encoding acyltransferase family protein, with amino-acid sequence MNISNKFDISLSQKLKVLSFILMIFVVFIHSYNLGYSTTNQLNSINSQVNHFIQNFISQGINRVAVPLFFFISSILYFYKFDLSLSTYRKKVQRRVVTLLIPYIVWSLIGIFLYLILQVNPLTSRYFSDNNQLIVNYSLIKILDTIFIDPIPFQLWFIRDLFILVLVSPVIELLNKYSKGYWLIILFIAWLYPLSIIIVKTGSLLFFSFGAFIVKNRFELLLKKVPFRLVFISSIIWILFNILYAINYLHHSNYIFAMINKIFIIIGVFSIWSIYDYIRNKNLLTLSDSILKTTFFLFVMHEPFLTFLRKLMLVLVGKNEIQLLMIYFLSAITVIITSICVGLLFKKYLKKIYFILTGGR; translated from the coding sequence ATGAATATTAGCAATAAATTTGACATCTCTTTAAGCCAAAAATTAAAAGTTCTTTCATTTATATTAATGATATTTGTTGTATTTATACACTCCTATAATCTTGGTTACTCAACTACTAATCAATTAAATAGTATAAATTCACAAGTAAACCACTTTATTCAAAACTTTATTTCGCAAGGAATAAACAGAGTTGCTGTTCCTTTATTCTTTTTCATATCAAGTATTTTGTATTTTTATAAATTTGATTTATCATTAAGTACTTACCGAAAAAAAGTTCAAAGAAGGGTAGTAACTTTATTAATACCGTATATAGTATGGTCATTAATTGGAATATTTCTATATTTAATATTACAGGTCAATCCATTAACGAGCAGGTATTTTTCTGATAATAATCAATTAATTGTCAATTACTCTTTAATTAAAATACTTGACACAATTTTTATCGATCCTATACCATTTCAACTTTGGTTTATTCGTGATTTATTTATACTTGTATTAGTCTCACCAGTAATAGAATTATTAAATAAGTATTCTAAAGGTTATTGGTTAATCATTTTATTTATCGCATGGCTTTACCCATTATCTATAATTATTGTTAAGACTGGATCATTGTTGTTTTTTTCATTTGGAGCTTTCATAGTTAAAAATAGATTTGAATTACTTTTAAAGAAGGTTCCTTTTAGATTAGTATTTATTTCATCTATTATTTGGATTTTATTCAATATTTTATATGCAATAAATTACTTACATCATTCAAATTATATTTTTGCAATGATAAATAAGATTTTTATAATAATAGGCGTCTTTTCTATTTGGTCAATATATGACTATATAAGGAATAAAAATCTATTAACTCTTTCGGATTCAATTTTAAAAACGACATTTTTCTTATTCGTTATGCATGAACCTTTTCTTACGTTTTTAAGAAAATTAATGTTAGTATTAGTTGGTAAAAATGAAATACAATTATTAATGATATATTTTCTAAGTGCAATCACAGTAATAATAACTAGCATATGTGTTGGCTTGTTATTTAAAAAATATTTGAAAAAAATATACTTTATTTTGACTGGAGGTAGATGA
- a CDS encoding glycosyltransferase translates to MNNNKSKKKIIFLIPSLTGGGAERTLINLLQKLDYTKFEVDLVVVLKDGIYLENVPNEVKCIFLFHNKMLVRILAWMQKKIGFNYLLKKTTQNKIRGQYDLGISFLDGNFTDLLFFMKGLKKRFTWVHSSYQTNRNFARFYENTKYVQKLKEERYGALDGIYFVSNDAKEEFIEVFGEYPKMEVIYNFIDTKSVLKKAELETYPKSNLFEFVALGSLLTVKGFDRLIRASKIVKEKGFNFKVSILGSGAEKNNLESLVKENNLKDNIDFLGFVSNPYPLLKNADVFIMSSVSEALPTVLCEAMILGKATLVTNCSGCREIVANGQFGLMAEQSDQSLAENMIKYISDPNLVIHYELQSLKRSELFDDKLVLAAYNEILSQ, encoded by the coding sequence ATGAATAATAATAAATCAAAGAAAAAAATCATTTTCTTAATCCCATCATTAACAGGAGGCGGAGCCGAAAGAACATTAATTAATCTATTGCAAAAACTAGATTATACTAAGTTTGAAGTTGACCTAGTAGTTGTGTTAAAAGATGGAATCTATCTAGAAAATGTTCCTAATGAAGTAAAATGTATTTTCTTGTTTCATAACAAGATGCTAGTACGAATTTTAGCATGGATGCAAAAGAAAATAGGTTTTAATTATCTTCTAAAAAAAACTACCCAAAATAAAATTAGAGGACAATATGATTTAGGGATTTCATTTTTGGACGGAAATTTTACGGATTTACTCTTTTTTATGAAAGGGCTAAAGAAAAGATTTACATGGGTTCATAGTTCGTACCAGACCAATCGAAATTTTGCTAGGTTCTATGAAAACACAAAATATGTTCAAAAATTAAAAGAGGAGCGATACGGAGCTTTAGACGGAATATATTTCGTTTCAAATGATGCAAAAGAAGAATTCATCGAAGTTTTTGGCGAATATCCTAAAATGGAAGTGATTTATAATTTCATTGATACCAAATCTGTTTTAAAAAAGGCAGAATTAGAAACCTACCCAAAGAGCAATTTATTTGAATTTGTTGCATTGGGAAGTTTATTAACAGTAAAAGGATTTGATAGGTTAATTAGAGCCTCAAAAATTGTTAAAGAAAAAGGGTTTAATTTTAAAGTATCAATTCTTGGAAGTGGTGCAGAGAAGAACAACCTAGAATCACTTGTAAAGGAAAATAATTTAAAAGATAATATTGATTTTTTGGGATTTGTTAGCAATCCATACCCTCTATTAAAAAATGCAGATGTTTTCATTATGAGTTCAGTCTCTGAGGCACTTCCTACTGTACTTTGTGAAGCAATGATTTTAGGAAAAGCTACTTTGGTTACAAATTGCAGCGGATGTAGAGAAATTGTTGCAAATGGCCAATTTGGACTAATGGCGGAGCAAAGTGATCAAAGTCTTGCAGAAAATATGATTAAATACATTTCCGATCCAAACCTAGTGATTCATTATGAACTTCAGTCTCTTAAAAGGTCCGAACTTTTTGATGATAAATTAGTACTAGCAGCTTATAATGAAATTCTAAGTCAATAA
- a CDS encoding glycosyltransferase family 4 protein, with the protein MKKVLFVHDGPIYTNDDKSIFYGVHYNDTLIQRYSYFGNSVNFLMRRAVVSEKDGQNFSIIKHPAFSFIEVPNFKSIKAYFKKTEAIAIIKKAVDEHDVIILRLPSAIGTIAFEYASSINKPILIEKVACVYDALWNYDWRGRLIASQKMKKYQDILQKASHTIYVTDHFLQSRYPTEGKSIGCSDVIVTDLDDAILNKRIVKIVNLPKVLTIGTVAAIDVPYKGQADVIQAIAILKKQNILFNYKIVGQGDASRLNKIIEQCQVADLVEIVGPLKSAQVFDFLDTIDLYIQPSKTEGLPRAVIEAMSRACPILGSDIAGIPELINKNSLFQAGNISEIVEFLKQLNKSTLEQWARENFIKAATFNMETLNIKREEFYKEFKKDFNLL; encoded by the coding sequence ATGAAAAAAGTTTTATTTGTGCATGATGGACCAATTTATACTAATGATGATAAATCCATTTTTTATGGTGTACATTATAACGATACTTTAATACAGCGCTATTCTTATTTTGGAAATTCCGTAAATTTCTTAATGAGACGTGCCGTAGTAAGCGAAAAAGATGGACAGAATTTCTCCATTATTAAGCATCCTGCTTTTTCGTTTATTGAAGTCCCAAATTTTAAGTCTATCAAAGCTTATTTTAAGAAAACTGAAGCAATAGCTATCATTAAAAAAGCAGTAGATGAACACGATGTAATTATTTTGCGTTTACCCAGCGCTATTGGAACAATAGCTTTTGAATACGCTAGCAGCATCAATAAACCTATCCTTATAGAAAAAGTAGCTTGTGTGTATGACGCCTTATGGAATTACGATTGGCGAGGGAGATTAATCGCTAGCCAAAAAATGAAAAAGTACCAAGACATTTTACAGAAGGCTTCTCATACCATCTATGTAACCGACCATTTTTTGCAAAGCAGATATCCTACAGAGGGTAAATCGATAGGATGCTCTGATGTAATTGTAACTGACTTAGATGATGCTATTCTAAATAAAAGGATAGTTAAAATTGTAAATCTTCCTAAAGTACTAACAATAGGAACTGTCGCGGCCATTGATGTTCCATATAAGGGTCAAGCCGATGTAATCCAGGCAATAGCTATTTTAAAGAAACAAAACATTCTCTTTAATTATAAAATCGTAGGTCAAGGAGATGCAAGCAGACTAAATAAAATTATTGAACAATGTCAAGTGGCTGATTTAGTGGAAATAGTAGGTCCTTTAAAGTCAGCTCAGGTTTTTGATTTTTTAGATACCATCGATTTATATATACAACCAAGTAAAACAGAAGGATTGCCAAGGGCTGTTATTGAAGCCATGAGCAGAGCTTGTCCCATTTTAGGATCTGATATAGCTGGAATTCCCGAGTTAATTAATAAAAACTCTTTATTTCAGGCTGGTAATATTTCCGAAATCGTAGAATTTCTGAAACAACTGAACAAAAGTACTTTAGAACAATGGGCAAGAGAAAATTTTATAAAAGCTGCAACGTTCAACATGGAAACCTTAAATATTAAAAGAGAAGAATTTTATAAAGAATTTAAAAAAGATTTTAATTTATTATAA
- a CDS encoding glycosyltransferase family 4 protein yields MKKKVLFTASIAKHLLRFHLPYLKWFKEEGYEVHIACEGDEEVPFTDKKWMVPFVRSPFSIGHITSFKILKGIIEREQYSLIHCHTPMASIVTRIASKDARKTGTKVVYTAHGFHFYNGAPLLNWLTYYPIEIFTSVYADAIITINKEDYERISKKGNKKTNYFLIPGIGVDNKRFNLISKDEKNKLREEKGFSQQEFIAIYAAEFISRKNHQFLIEAIADHKEELSNLKILFCGRGKLKNQMEVLVKEKNLESIVQFMGFRNDIDEIFKMSDLGISSSKQEGLPINLVEEMMCGLPILTSKGRGHNDLVIDGKSGYLFEQGNKKEFINFLKHLYDNPELREKMGENAFAVSHKFEITNSLKEMAIIYKKFI; encoded by the coding sequence ATGAAAAAGAAAGTTCTTTTTACCGCTTCTATAGCCAAGCATTTATTAAGATTTCATTTACCCTATTTAAAATGGTTTAAAGAGGAAGGTTATGAAGTACATATTGCGTGTGAAGGCGATGAAGAAGTCCCGTTTACAGACAAAAAATGGATGGTTCCTTTCGTAAGAAGTCCTTTTTCTATCGGACATATCACATCTTTCAAAATTTTAAAAGGAATAATTGAACGTGAACAATATAGTTTAATTCATTGTCATACACCAATGGCAAGTATCGTGACTAGAATCGCTTCAAAAGACGCGAGAAAAACAGGCACTAAAGTAGTATATACTGCTCATGGCTTTCATTTTTATAATGGAGCTCCTCTTTTAAACTGGCTAACCTATTATCCAATAGAAATTTTTACAAGTGTTTATGCAGATGCAATCATAACAATCAATAAGGAAGATTATGAGCGTATAAGTAAGAAAGGAAATAAAAAAACAAACTATTTTTTGATTCCAGGCATAGGTGTAGATAATAAAAGATTTAATCTCATAAGCAAGGACGAAAAAAATAAACTAAGAGAAGAAAAAGGCTTTAGTCAACAAGAGTTTATAGCCATTTACGCCGCTGAGTTTATTAGCAGAAAGAATCATCAATTTCTAATTGAAGCGATAGCGGATCATAAAGAAGAACTTTCGAACCTTAAAATTTTATTTTGCGGTAGAGGCAAATTGAAGAATCAAATGGAAGTCTTGGTCAAAGAGAAAAATTTAGAATCCATAGTTCAATTTATGGGTTTTAGAAACGATATTGATGAAATCTTTAAAATGTCGGATTTAGGAATTTCTTCAAGCAAACAAGAAGGACTTCCCATAAATCTTGTAGAGGAAATGATGTGTGGATTACCTATTCTAACTTCAAAAGGGAGAGGTCATAACGATTTGGTCATTGATGGCAAAAGCGGTTATTTATTTGAACAAGGAAATAAAAAAGAATTTATAAATTTCCTTAAGCATCTGTATGATAATCCAGAATTGAGGGAGAAAATGGGTGAAAATGCATTTGCTGTTTCCCACAAATTTGAAATTACCAATTCTCTTAAAGAGATGGCAATAATTTATAAAAAATTTATATAA
- a CDS encoding acyl carrier protein, whose product MISEVFELEDKTIAMRDTFRDYDEWDSLTRLSLIAEIDDVYDTVIEEDTFKHLTTLGDLFTEIQKRINS is encoded by the coding sequence ATGATTTCAGAAGTATTTGAACTAGAAGATAAAACTATAGCAATGAGAGATACCTTTCGTGATTATGACGAATGGGATTCCTTAACAAGGCTTTCGTTAATTGCTGAAATTGACGATGTTTATGATACTGTCATTGAAGAGGACACATTCAAACACTTAACTACATTAGGTGATCTATTTACCGAAATTCAAAAAAGAATAAACTCTTAA
- a CDS encoding ketoacyl-ACP synthase III: MATLSFKNIGISGISAAVPKNTIDNYAYTEFFPKEDVKAIVDKVGIKERRFATEGMCASDLCFSAAEQLISDLQINKDEIDLLVFVSQTPDYRMPATSIILQHQLGLGKHTAAFDISLGCSAFIYGLSIVYGLMQSGGFRKALLLDGETRSKVYSPKDRKTAFLFGDGGVAAIIEQNEKFGKSFFSLNSDGSKADLIKMDAGGYRNPSTTETTTEKVVDEHGNIRTDEHGYMNGADVFNFVLKEIPKNFKSVLEQSNNTNESIDFNIFHQANDYMNNYLAKKLKLEEKKVPSSIAQFGNTSSVSIPLTIVSQLQNQLQGSKKLMLCGFGVGMSWATAQINLVDCKISNIVEI; encoded by the coding sequence ATGGCAACACTTTCCTTTAAAAACATAGGTATTTCAGGAATATCAGCAGCAGTACCAAAAAACACTATTGATAATTATGCCTACACAGAATTTTTCCCAAAAGAAGATGTTAAAGCTATTGTAGACAAAGTAGGCATTAAAGAACGACGATTTGCTACAGAAGGAATGTGCGCATCTGATTTGTGTTTTTCTGCGGCAGAACAATTAATTAGCGACTTACAAATAAACAAAGATGAGATTGATTTGCTAGTTTTTGTATCACAAACTCCTGATTATCGTATGCCTGCAACATCCATTATTTTACAACATCAATTGGGTTTAGGGAAACACACCGCTGCTTTTGATATTAGTTTAGGTTGTTCCGCATTTATTTACGGTTTATCTATAGTTTATGGATTAATGCAAAGTGGTGGTTTTCGAAAAGCATTACTGTTGGATGGTGAAACCCGATCTAAAGTCTATTCACCAAAAGACAGGAAGACCGCATTTCTTTTTGGAGATGGTGGCGTTGCTGCTATTATCGAACAGAATGAAAAATTTGGTAAAAGCTTTTTTTCTTTAAATTCTGATGGATCAAAAGCTGATTTAATAAAAATGGACGCAGGCGGTTATCGAAATCCCTCTACAACAGAAACAACTACGGAAAAGGTAGTAGATGAGCATGGAAATATTAGAACCGATGAACACGGCTACATGAATGGTGCCGATGTATTTAATTTTGTTTTGAAAGAAATTCCTAAAAATTTTAAATCGGTTTTGGAACAATCTAATAATACGAATGAATCAATTGATTTTAATATCTTTCATCAAGCCAACGATTATATGAACAATTACTTGGCAAAGAAATTAAAATTAGAGGAAAAAAAAGTTCCTTCAAGTATCGCTCAATTTGGGAATACCTCATCGGTATCAATTCCATTAACTATCGTGAGCCAACTACAAAATCAATTACAAGGTTCGAAAAAGTTAATGTTATGCGGCTTTGGAGTAGGAATGTCTTGGGCTACCGCCCAAATTAATTTAGTAGATTGTAAAATTAGTAATATAGTAGAAATTTAA
- a CDS encoding SDR family NAD(P)-dependent oxidoreductase gives MKSNPFSLSGKKLVITGASSGIGQQCAITANALGAFVILIGRSQERLEKTACLLSNMDYLILATDITDYETTTTRLEESIKNMKIDGIIHAAGISTTLPLRNITPQKLQPYFETNVFAAINITKLLTKVKFAHPQGMSIVFISSVMGIVGELGKTIYSLTKGALVAGTKSLALELASKKIRVNCVLPGVVETPMSASAVYSQDTEAYDKIKSFHPIGLGKPEDVANACAFLVSDGSRWITGTNLIVDGGYTAR, from the coding sequence ATGAAAAGTAACCCTTTTAGCCTTTCTGGAAAAAAGTTAGTAATTACAGGTGCTTCATCTGGTATTGGACAACAATGTGCGATTACGGCAAATGCTTTAGGTGCCTTCGTAATTCTCATAGGACGTTCGCAAGAGCGATTAGAAAAAACAGCTTGCCTGTTAAGTAATATGGATTATTTGATACTAGCAACTGATATTACTGATTATGAAACTACTACAACTCGTCTAGAAGAATCAATTAAAAACATGAAAATTGATGGCATCATTCACGCAGCAGGAATTTCTACTACTCTACCCCTACGCAACATTACACCACAAAAACTACAACCCTATTTTGAGACCAATGTTTTTGCAGCAATAAACATTACCAAGTTGTTAACCAAAGTAAAGTTTGCTCATCCACAAGGAATGAGTATTGTATTTATTTCTTCTGTTATGGGAATAGTTGGTGAATTAGGAAAAACAATCTACAGCCTAACAAAGGGAGCACTTGTAGCAGGAACAAAATCATTAGCTCTAGAATTGGCCAGTAAAAAAATTAGAGTGAATTGTGTGTTACCAGGCGTAGTCGAAACGCCAATGAGTGCAAGTGCCGTTTATTCACAAGATACGGAAGCGTATGACAAAATAAAAAGTTTCCATCCTATTGGATTAGGAAAACCCGAAGATGTAGCGAATGCCTGTGCTTTTTTAGTTAGTGATGGCTCCCGCTGGATTACAGGAACTAATTTAATAGTTGACGGTGGCTATACAGCCAGATAA
- a CDS encoding MBL fold metallo-hydrolase — MLIKIHAVTNKHFKANTYIIKSIDNETACYLIDIGNYDGVMNILENNQYIKGVFLTHAHYDHICGINEIVNQFPECTIFCSKYTKEALQDSKVNLSFYHNTPVTYKGNNIRILTEEDTCDLFVDVKITTLETPGHNEGSLTFKIEQAIFSGDSLIPETAVITKLKSGNKADAKKSIIKIRDNASKNDVIYPGHGNFFEANKINWNFYL; from the coding sequence ATGTTAATAAAAATCCATGCGGTAACCAACAAACATTTTAAAGCCAACACCTACATAATAAAAAGTATTGACAATGAAACTGCTTGTTATTTAATTGATATAGGGAATTATGATGGTGTAATGAATATATTAGAAAATAATCAATACATAAAAGGTGTTTTTTTGACTCATGCACATTATGACCATATTTGCGGAATCAATGAAATCGTAAATCAATTCCCAGAATGCACCATTTTTTGTTCGAAATATACCAAGGAAGCACTACAAGACAGTAAAGTGAATTTATCTTTTTATCACAATACTCCTGTCACTTATAAAGGAAACAATATAAGAATTCTCACTGAAGAAGATACTTGTGACCTATTTGTCGATGTTAAGATTACAACATTAGAAACTCCTGGCCACAATGAAGGAAGCCTAACCTTTAAAATTGAGCAAGCGATTTTTTCAGGCGATTCCTTAATTCCTGAAACAGCTGTAATTACCAAATTAAAAAGTGGCAATAAAGCTGATGCAAAAAAGAGCATTATAAAAATACGAGACAATGCAAGTAAAAATGATGTCATCTATCCAGGACACGGAAATTTTTTTGAGGCTAATAAAATAAATTGGAACTTTTATCTATAG
- a CDS encoding acetyltransferase, with protein MKNIIIIGCGSHASELVDYIEYINNHSTTKQFNIKGMIDNTNTHYLHYNYNYTFLGNIDDHLVDFDVYYLLGIGNVSIRNKVLEEFKSKNAKFTGIIHPTALISKSAEIGEGTIISHNVSVGPKAKIGSFNVINSRCTIGHDTRIGDSNFLSPQVVLGGYAKIGNSNFLGTNSCLLPEIEIENNNKIMAGMTITSKVNNDETVFFRYKEKLIIRQ; from the coding sequence ATGAAAAACATAATTATTATTGGCTGCGGTTCCCATGCCTCAGAACTTGTTGATTATATTGAATATATAAACAATCATTCCACCACCAAGCAATTCAATATTAAAGGTATGATTGATAATACAAATACTCATTACCTGCACTATAATTACAATTATACATTTTTAGGAAATATTGATGATCACCTAGTTGATTTTGATGTTTATTATCTACTTGGTATAGGAAATGTTTCGATTAGAAATAAGGTTTTGGAAGAATTTAAATCTAAAAACGCAAAATTCACAGGTATCATACATCCAACCGCATTAATTTCAAAATCAGCTGAAATAGGTGAAGGTACAATCATATCTCACAATGTTTCAGTAGGACCTAAAGCAAAAATCGGTTCATTTAATGTTATTAATTCTAGATGTACAATAGGCCATGATACCAGAATTGGTGATAGTAATTTTCTAAGTCCTCAGGTAGTATTAGGTGGATATGCAAAGATTGGGAATTCAAATTTTTTAGGTACAAACAGCTGTTTACTCCCTGAAATCGAAATTGAAAATAATAATAAAATAATGGCCGGTATGACTATCACCAGCAAAGTAAATAACGATGAAACGGTATTCTTTAGGTATAAGGAAAAGCTTATTATTAGACAGTAA
- a CDS encoding sugar transferase, which produces MKKTATNSIYFMLKRSFDLLVSLLGIIALSPLLIIIILILKFSGEGEIFYLQERMGLNKKPFHIYKFATMLKNSPNLGNKTLTVRNDPRITKTGQFLRMTKINELPQIINVIKGDMSLVGPRPLLSKSFEKYAPEVQSVIYKNRPGITGLGSLVFRDEELLVTMYKELGNDPVEYYKTNIFPHKGALEVWYYNNCCVLIDLKILFLTFWSLVNPKSQLVYIILKNLPIKPTSLTVAGLKNL; this is translated from the coding sequence ATGAAAAAAACTGCAACTAATAGTATCTATTTTATGTTAAAAAGGTCTTTTGATTTACTAGTGTCGCTATTGGGAATAATAGCCCTTTCTCCACTATTAATTATCATTATATTGATCCTTAAGTTTAGTGGTGAAGGCGAGATATTTTACTTGCAAGAGCGCATGGGGCTCAATAAAAAGCCTTTTCATATTTATAAATTTGCAACAATGCTTAAAAATAGTCCAAATCTGGGCAATAAGACTTTGACCGTAAGAAATGACCCGAGAATTACAAAGACAGGTCAGTTTTTACGAATGACTAAAATCAATGAATTACCTCAGATCATAAACGTAATCAAAGGAGATATGTCGCTTGTAGGTCCAAGGCCGTTACTATCAAAAAGTTTTGAAAAATATGCTCCAGAAGTACAAAGTGTTATTTACAAAAATAGACCCGGTATAACAGGACTTGGTTCTCTGGTTTTCAGAGATGAGGAGCTATTGGTAACAATGTATAAGGAGCTGGGCAATGATCCCGTAGAATATTACAAAACCAATATTTTTCCACATAAAGGAGCACTTGAGGTATGGTATTATAACAATTGTTGTGTATTGATAGATCTCAAAATACTTTTTTTAACATTTTGGTCCTTGGTCAATCCTAAATCTCAATTAGTGTACATAATATTAAAAAATCTACCAATCAAGCCTACTTCATTAACTGTTGCAGGACTTAAAAACCTATAA
- a CDS encoding YdcF family protein produces MDQIKNKNYKMFVAYSLIGIVLFLVCSTSYIPKKLINSIEIKFKPIATSTLHSSRLYYVYVLGAGASADSRLPPTMNLSSTTLTRLVEGIRIYNRLPHVILVTSAAMKGRRISQAELSKEAAVSLGVKKQNILMLETPTSTLEEAMAFKHRFGTKKNIILVTSAMHMPRAVEIFSDQGIKVIPAPTDYLYKEFGSIQSGITFPSFNSINLLTIYQTTVLKHLYYKWIKKPKDTIS; encoded by the coding sequence ATGGACCAAATAAAAAACAAAAACTATAAAATGTTTGTAGCTTATAGTCTAATAGGAATTGTACTTTTCTTAGTTTGTTCAACAAGCTATATCCCAAAAAAATTAATTAATTCTATAGAAATAAAATTCAAACCTATCGCTACCAGTACATTACACTCTTCCAGATTGTACTATGTATACGTGCTAGGTGCAGGGGCATCTGCAGACAGTAGACTTCCCCCCACTATGAACTTATCCTCCACTACCCTAACCCGCTTAGTTGAAGGAATAAGAATATACAATAGGTTACCACATGTTATTTTGGTGACGTCAGCAGCCATGAAAGGGCGAAGAATAAGTCAGGCTGAATTAAGTAAAGAAGCAGCAGTTTCACTGGGAGTAAAAAAACAAAATATTTTAATGTTGGAAACACCAACCTCAACTTTGGAGGAAGCCATGGCCTTCAAGCACAGATTTGGTACCAAAAAAAACATAATTCTGGTTACAAGTGCTATGCATATGCCAAGAGCTGTTGAAATATTTTCTGATCAAGGTATTAAAGTAATACCCGCACCTACCGACTATTTATACAAGGAGTTTGGCTCTATTCAAAGTGGTATAACATTTCCGTCTTTTAACTCAATAAATTTATTAACCATTTACCAAACTACAGTACTCAAACACCTGTATTATAAATGGATTAAAAAACCTAAAGACACAATATCTTAA